In Panicum virgatum strain AP13 chromosome 4N, P.virgatum_v5, whole genome shotgun sequence, a single window of DNA contains:
- the LOC120671451 gene encoding uncharacterized protein At4g28440-like, which translates to MSTPARRGSFRRGPPPPGTGYVRRGPPAAPVPLRKPVFTTIDQLRPQTHGHTLTARVLSARTVLEKHSPHLGRTRVAECLVGDHTGTILVTARNDQIDLLKPDTTVIFRNAKIDMFKGTMRLAVDKWGRIDVTDAADFKVKEDNNMSLVEYELVDVAEEDD; encoded by the exons ATGTCGACGCCTGCGAGGCGCGGCTCCTTCCGCCGCGGGCCCCCACCCCCCGGCACCGGCTACGTGCGCCGCGGCCCCCCCGCCGCGCCGGTGCCCCTGCGCAAGCCCGTCTTCACCACCATCGACCAGCTGCGCCCCCAGACGCACGGCCACACCCTCACCGCCCGCGTCCTCTCCGCCCGCACCGTCCTCGAGAAGCACTCCCCGCACCTCGGACGCACCCGCGTCGCCGAGTGCCTCGTCGGAGACCACACCGGCACCATCCTCGTCACAGCGCGCAACGACCAGA TTGACCTTCTGAAGCCGGATACGACAGTGATCTTCCGCAATGCCAAGATTGACATGTTCAAGGGGACCATGCGGCTGGCAGTGGACAAGTGGGGGAGGATTGATGTGACTGATGCTGCTGACTTCAAGGTGAAGGAAGACAACAACATGTCTCTGGTGGAGTACGAACTGGTGGACGTGGCGGAGGAAGATGATTGA